The nucleotide window AGAAGTGAAGTCACAGTGGAATAATCCCTatcctgtttctctccctctcgtccaTCTCCTGTTTCTCTGAGATTTCTCTACTctatcctgtttctctctctatctagtcCCACTTCAGGCTCACATTGCTCAATCTAATCCCTCtcccatttctctttctctcttatccctctcccttttctctcactgcctctcttatTCCTCTCTCTTTTTATTCTCGTCTCGTCTCCCTATCTTTCATGTTACTTCCTTTTTTGTTCTGTTTTTCTCTGTCCCTCAATCGTTTTTTTCTGTCCCGCTCCTgcttccatctctctcctcttttttctctctctttctccattttcTCCTATTTGTCTCTGTCTTCCTTTAACCctcccctgttcctctctctgtcccttcctgtctctcttgTTCACCTCGCTCTAACACgctcctgtttttctctctctctatctctcttgtcCCTCACTATTACTCTTTCAATTAGTTGGTATAATTGTATGATACAGACTACAGCAACAATTAAAGGGAAACTAAGAACTAAAGCAACTCATATTTTTACTAAGCATCTGCTGACAGTGGTGAAAACCACAGCAGGTAATTTTATGCCTCTTACCTGGAGTATTCATTCAAAGAGCCATTTATTACCGTGGACTGAAAATGCAGTTACCTTGGGGAGTTACTCTCAACAGGCCCTACATTGAATGGATTCCATATCCCTGTATTTACTGTGATTTGTTTCCCTGGCAGCAAACGTGGCTGGATTTGAGGTTTGGATCAACACAAACCCCCCAGCTGTGGAATTTGGAGACTCTTTGGAGGTGAACTGCAGTACAACATGTGCAGACCCATCAATGACTGTGGAatataaaccagggatacatCCTAACAGAACGAACAGTCGTGACTGGATCACAGACAGATTCCCGAGTATCCAGAATTGGGATTTGGTAGTGCCATGCAGTATAATCTGTTTATCAGATAATAataagctgaaggaggagaaaaaggtgGTCACCGTATACAGTAAGTGAAAACTCTTGTTCTAAGATATTTGATTACCTGGCATAAAATGAAGGTGGGGACAGGGTAAACTCTTCAAGGATGTCCAGAACATGTCTGATTTAGGGTAGCCTGGTGCTGGTGAGATTCTGAACTGTGCTCCAGAGTGGTAGGAAGTGGGTTTACACTCAGACACAGTTTGATCCTGATCTTAGTTGGGTTAATAGACAGTCATCAAATGAAGGGGAGGCAAGTAAAGCAGGTCTAAGACTTTACAGGAGGAAATTCATATCCTACCACTCCATGGTGCAGCATCGAGCCGGCCTTAGCATCTTTTAATAAAGGTAGTAAAACCCTAGTGTCTGAACAGTGTTTGAAGAAGCTGCCTTCATCTCATGGGGAGAAGTCACCTCAGGATGTTGTTGCTTTCACAGGatatcagtcactctgtccccagCTCTGCCTCAATTTGGGTGGATGTTCATGCTTTTTCCTCCATGGGGAACAACAGTGCTGTGTACTTGTATAATAAGGGAAGTTATGTCACTGAATTGTTTCTGGATGTGAATCATGTATTGAATTGCAGGTGGGGGGGCATGTACGAATATTCAGACACATTTATTTCAGTGAATTGTGTTAACTGTGATTTAACAGATCGAGAGTTAAAGATTACTTCACCCCCTGAAGTGCTGAAGGTTAACAAAACCTATAGTCTGGAGTGTATTGGTCCGAGGGTCTATCCAAAGAATAAACTCATACTCACAtggctgagagggagtgagattgtTCAGAGAGTTTCCACAGGAGAAAAAGGTTCCCCGGATGAAGATAAAAGATTGTGGAATGTTTTCAATTTAACTGCAAGTGGGTCAGATGATGGACAGGAGTACACCtgcttggcagaagtggacttggGCTCCAACACTACAAAACCAATAACAAACTCCTCTGTGACTCTGCAAACTTACTGTAAGTTCCACTTGAGCAATAATGGGTTGGTTTTCCTCTTTTAGAGAATGGGCTAAATACTCAGATTTGTAAAAAATAAGAACAAGATAGAGGTAGTCTGCCATTTTGATCTGGTGTGGGATCTGGATAGGCTGGGGGATTGAGCCACAAAGTGGAAGATatcatttaatgtagaaaaattcaAAGGCGTGAACATGAGCGAGGGAAAGAAACAGTGGGTGTACAAGTTAAATGGGAACAGTCTATTGGAAACAATACACTGGAGGAATCGGGGTGAgtggttgggggagagggggttagtGGCAAACTCTGATAAACCATCAGCACAATTTGCGGGGCTGGAAAGGCCAATGTGATCTCAGGATGGGGAGCTGGAGGGACAGAGCACCAGTCCCAGCAAGTGCAGGGCAGCTTGTACAAAGCGCTGGCTCACtccaccttgagtattgtgtacagtactGAACACTGGACCACAGGGGGACATCCTGTCCTGGAGGGAGCACACAGAAGGACAACTCAGGTAATAAAAGGGATTGGGTACCTGAACTATGGGCACTGGGGATATTTACATTGAATGGTTTAAGACTTTCAAGTGAACAGATAAATTGGATCCCAGAGCATTGTTTAGTATTAACATAAGCTCTTGGAAATAACAACATGGACTCCATCTTGTCCCATGTGCTGAGGATTTGGTCTCAAATGAGCTGAAAAGGTGCCAGGCAGAGGGAATGGAAATCTGTGGGGGAGTCATACTGGATGCTCTTGCACGCCTCGTAGTGGTCAATAGAGACagagttcaacaacaacaatggGCAGTAATTTCCCTGTACCTGCTCCCACTCCGCTGCCATGACTTAGCCAAAGTGCGGCGTAAACGGGCTTTCTGCCTCATTCCAATCAAGGGTCCTTCCTGCCTGTTGGCTTCATGAGTTGCTGGGCGAGTTTATCACTTGTCAAATCCAGCACTGGAGCATATTCCCCAAATATCACGAAAGGGTGCTACAACAGTCATAGGACACTAATTTGAATAATTCATTCATCCTTTTAAATAATTCTAGCGTGCACCCTGGACGCCTACGgacccaatatggtgggcagcgcaCTTACACTTCATAATGAGtgcgccatattggatgcttaggcaccCATTTTGACCCAGAAAATGGGAGCGGCGCCACTGAATTTCTGGGCCTTGGTTTCTGGAGTGTGTCCCACGTTTACACGGCTGGGATTGGGAACTCGCTGACAATGAGGTTGAACTTGTGTCCCACCACTGCTGTGCTGGTGCTCCAAACACCTTCTTACTTTAATATTATTTAACATTTCTTTTCCAGGTAAACCACAGGACACAACCATATCAATAAATAACAAAACCGCGTCAGGGTCTCCAGTACACGTCAGTAAAGGAGATGAAAAGCAGCATTCAGAAATTTGCTTTATATTTGTTGCAGAGtgcagggagatttactctgcatctgtccTGTGCtatatttgacctgggagtgcttgatggtgaCACTGTGTTTTAAAATAGAAGCATGTTTTATTCTGAGCACTGACATCTGGAGAGCAccagaaagaaagatttgaagaATACTTGAGTTTTGTGTTGTTCAAATTCATGTTTCAATTTTTTATTCTAATAAACTTTATAGATCCTCCAACAGAAGCACAGGTCCGTAAAACAGCTGACGACTGGATCGAAGGGAAATCACAGACCTTATCATGTAATGCAGCAGGGAACCCAGCTCCCCAAGTGTCCTGGATCAAAGATGAACAAATATACTTCGGAGAGAAACTCCACATCCCATCAGTCCAACTGAGGGATGGTGGTCAGTACGTGTGTAGGGTCACCAATGAGTATGGATCCAAAATCTCCTCTCTGAATGCAGTCATTATGTGTGAGTAACCATTACAGGAAGTTTACTTTTTGAACAAATTcctttattctgaggggtgtgaacAGTGTGCCTGTGTGATAGCCTTAAGAAATCAGATCCAGTGAGTGACTGTTGTGTTCAGTTTATATTTACACAAAGACACTGCATTTCATCCAGGCTACATAAAATGACAGGCGACTGGGAGCAAATTCCGGGGAGTAACACTCTCTGAGCTTCAATCCAACTGTTGGGAAGACAGCTGTTCTGAACTGACTGTTGGAAGATGGATGAGAGCGCAATATGTGGCTAAGTTTGGGCATCCAGCTAATCAAAGCTCTGCTGTGGTTCTGTGTTTCAGTGGTCCCGTGGGTGTGCCTGCCTactttcattgtttttttttctcttttccagaTAAACCACAAAACACAAGCATATCAGTAAATAACAAAACCGTGTCAGGGTCTCCAATACACGTCAGTAAAGGAGATGAGGTTACTATGACCTGCGACACCAATGGAAACCCCCCGGCTACATTTCAGTGGGAAGCCCCCAGTAAGGGCAGCAACGATGAGACTGGCCCTCCTGGAGTCCTCCGTATTTCTCGTGCAACGTCAGAACATCATGGAATTTATAAATGTAGAGCTACCAATAAATACGGAACTGATGAGAACGAGGTGGACATCAGGGTCAAAGGTCAGTTTGTAATCTTGGTCACAACTCATTTAGCACAGCACTCCTTTTGAATAGCATTACTCCTTTTATGAGTTCATGGGATTTCCTGGATTTTGAATATCCCCTCAGCCAAATTTAAGAAGGAACAGTCAGTCATATACAAATTGAACCAGTCGTACAACATTATTTAAGTTTGAAATAGCCCTCTCTCTCTAGCCTATAGCTGATAAAACTTGTATTATTATATCAATATCAGCTTAGTACAAGAATCTGAACTGCAATCATTTTTAAACTGCTTATTGGATTTAAAGAAACAACTACCAGACCAACACTAGACAAGAATAACTATTTTTGTCACAAACAGGTTAGCTGATCAGccattgataggggattcagcaTTGGTATTGGTACAAGGGCATCTCTTCACCCACACAACAGAGGGCATGGATACCAGGAGCAGTCCGGCACTGACAACGGCTGATGTTATCTCTCCCAatgacaacacacccacacattttGCAATCCCCTCCGATGACTTCACATGTGCCAGAAAGTGAGCAGGGCCAGGCCATCTCTGCAGTTGTGGAGGGGCTGCAGTCTGCAGCGGGATCACGTGGGGCCATGCTACCAGAGGTCGAGAGGCATCTCAGTTCAGGAGCCCCTCACAGAGACATAGTGCCAAGCCCCTCATAGGCTCCAGCCATAAGGGTGGCACCAAGAAGAAACACCCAGATTAGATAGAGCAGcacaacacacacagactgtatgGGGAGGAAGCGCTGTGACACCATGAACGAGAAGCAGAGACACATCACAGAGATAATCGAATGTGCTGGTACTGGAGTTTCAGCAGGTGCAGACAGTGTTGTTTATTTAGCTGTGGAAAGACATGTGCAGTGAAGGCTGGTTGGCAGATAGGTAGAGTGGCAGGGCAAATGTGGAGCATTGTG belongs to Heptranchias perlo isolate sHepPer1 chromosome 37, sHepPer1.hap1, whole genome shotgun sequence and includes:
- the LOC137304363 gene encoding intercellular adhesion molecule 2-like isoform X3; protein product: MHKLNHPRFLIPATMDKGAVYSCIISTVLAFWIQTNVAGFEVWINTNPPAVEFGDSLEVNCSTTCADPSMTVEYKPGIHPNRTNSRDWITDRFPSIQNWDLVVPCSIICLSDNNKLKEEKKVVTVYNRELKITSPPEVLKVNKTYSLECIGPRVYPKNKLILTWLRGSEIVQRVSTGEKGSPDEDKRLWNVFNLTASGSDDGQEYTCLAEVDLGSNTTKPITNSSVTLQTYYKPQNTSISVNNKTVSGSPIHVSKGDEVTMTCDTNGNPPATFQWEAPSKGSNDETGPPGVLRISRATSEHHGIYKCRATNKYGTDENEVDIRVKGQTSARRLAAKVLGFTSVAIIAAAVLITMIIYFRNKRKESKKQQE
- the LOC137304363 gene encoding vascular cell adhesion protein 1-like isoform X1, with the translated sequence MHKLNHPRFLIPATMDKGAVYSCIISTVLAFWIQTNVAGFEVWINTNPPAVEFGDSLEVNCSTTCADPSMTVEYKPGIHPNRTNSRDWITDRFPSIQNWDLVVPCSIICLSDNNKLKEEKKVVTVYNRELKITSPPEVLKVNKTYSLECIGPRVYPKNKLILTWLRGSEIVQRVSTGEKGSPDEDKRLWNVFNLTASGSDDGQEYTCLAEVDLGSNTTKPITNSSVTLQTYYPPTEAQVRKTADDWIEGKSQTLSCNAAGNPAPQVSWIKDEQIYFGEKLHIPSVQLRDGGQYVCRVTNEYGSKISSLNAVIMYKPQNTSISVNNKTVSGSPIHVSKGDEVTMTCDTNGNPPATFQWEAPSKGSNDETGPPGVLRISRATSEHHGIYKCRATNKYGTDENEVDIRVKGQTSARRLAAKVLGFTSVAIIAAAVLITMIIYFRNKRKESKKQQE
- the LOC137304363 gene encoding vascular cell adhesion protein 1-like isoform X2, with product MHKLNHPRFLIPATMDKGAVYSCIISTVLAFWIQTNVAGFEVWINTNPPAVEFGDSLEVNCSTTCADPSMTVEYKPGIHPNRTNSRDWITDRFPSIQNWDLVVPCSIICLSDNNKLKEEKKVVTVYNRELKITSPPEVLKVNKTYSLECIGPRVYPKNKLILTWLRGSEIVQRVSTGEKGSPDEDKRLWNVFNLTASGSDDGQEYTCLAEVDLGSNTTKPITNSSVTLQTYYPPTEAQVRKTADDWIEGKSQTLSCNAAGNPAPQVSWIKDEQIYFGEKLHIPSVQLRDGDKPQNTSISVNNKTVSGSPIHVSKGDEVTMTCDTNGNPPATFQWEAPSKGSNDETGPPGVLRISRATSEHHGIYKCRATNKYGTDENEVDIRVKGQTSARRLAAKVLGFTSVAIIAAAVLITMIIYFRNKRKESKKQQE
- the LOC137304363 gene encoding sialic acid-binding Ig-like lectin 16 isoform X4, with the translated sequence MHKLNHPRFLIPATMDKGAVYSCIISTVLAFWIQTNVAGFEVWINTNPPAVEFGDSLEVNCSTTCADPSMTVEYKPGIHPNRTNSRDWITDRFPSIQNWDLVVPCSIICLSDNNKLKEEKKVVTVYNPPTEAQVRKTADDWIEGKSQTLSCNAAGNPAPQVSWIKDEQIYFGEKLHIPSVQLRDGGQYVCRVTNEYGSKISSLNAVIMYKPQNTSISVNNKTVSGSPIHVSKGDEVTMTCDTNGNPPATFQWEAPSKGSNDETGPPGVLRISRATSEHHGIYKCRATNKYGTDENEVDIRVKGQTSARRLAAKVLGFTSVAIIAAAVLITMIIYFRNKRKESKKQQE